A window of Sphingobacterium sp. SRCM116780 contains these coding sequences:
- a CDS encoding chorismate mutase produces the protein MMIRPLEFCENSSHLRSSVDCIDYRILELIALRAQYVDKLNQAEFSLENIVEEYQETVMFTDRKEWPKTFKIEKNIVESTFQSIIHHFTNKEIEVSHEQ, from the coding sequence ATGATGATAAGACCATTGGAGTTTTGTGAAAATAGTTCACACCTTCGTAGCTCAGTAGATTGTATTGATTATCGAATCTTAGAGCTCATCGCATTACGCGCACAATATGTAGATAAATTAAATCAAGCTGAATTTTCATTAGAAAATATAGTAGAAGAATATCAGGAAACTGTTATGTTTACAGATCGTAAAGAATGGCCAAAGACTTTCAAAATTGAAAAGAATATTGTGGAATCTACATTCCAATCTATTATCCATCATTTTACAAACAAAGAAATAGAAGTATCTCATGAGCAATAG
- a CDS encoding patatin-like phospholipase family protein: protein MIDKEQDTFNSAVVFSGGGTRFALYVGMYAALVEMGKRPDLIIASCGGSVAAAVIRACSEIEEQKAYLKSKEFYDFVIQTKLTGHKSIFKIGYYSFLKTLHKTSAPYIEDVFDRYLVEMPQDLTELLPTLKQEQNNSPKIIVIGSKMLFEPIDISLKRGERKLYQKVLFTDEETQKKIAIAEIEIQSDNYIRSAVAKEILTDSSLPLHQAMRISISDMFYVAPVKIRQDYYAGGAIDLVPIELAQSLAKEVFLERKQSYKSVEEALVRAVLGFNGNERLREVEAKHTGYWIDTQDAPQVLKGYYCAKYIDWFKGEIRIQLPDSFEKFQEDIEQQWQYGYQRTLDSLRK from the coding sequence ATGATAGACAAAGAGCAGGACACATTCAATAGCGCAGTAGTCTTTTCTGGAGGAGGAACGCGATTTGCACTGTATGTAGGTATGTATGCCGCTTTAGTAGAAATGGGAAAGCGACCTGATTTGATTATCGCAAGTTGCGGTGGTTCTGTTGCTGCAGCTGTTATCCGTGCTTGCTCAGAGATTGAAGAACAAAAAGCGTATTTGAAGTCAAAGGAATTTTACGATTTTGTCATTCAAACCAAATTGACAGGCCATAAAAGCATTTTTAAAATTGGATATTATTCTTTTCTGAAAACGTTGCATAAAACATCTGCCCCTTATATAGAAGATGTATTCGATCGCTACTTGGTCGAAATGCCGCAAGACTTGACAGAATTGCTCCCCACATTGAAACAAGAACAAAATAACAGCCCTAAGATCATTGTTATAGGGTCCAAAATGTTGTTTGAACCCATAGATATTTCACTTAAAAGAGGAGAGAGGAAACTATATCAAAAAGTGTTGTTTACAGATGAAGAGACGCAAAAAAAGATCGCTATTGCTGAAATTGAGATACAATCGGATAACTATATACGTAGCGCTGTTGCAAAGGAAATTTTGACAGATAGCTCATTACCGTTGCATCAAGCAATGCGAATATCCATTTCGGATATGTTCTATGTTGCGCCAGTAAAGATTCGACAAGATTATTATGCGGGAGGAGCTATTGATTTGGTTCCAATCGAATTGGCACAGTCCTTAGCGAAGGAAGTTTTCTTGGAACGAAAACAATCCTACAAATCTGTTGAAGAGGCATTAGTGAGAGCCGTATTGGGATTCAATGGAAATGAACGATTGCGAGAAGTAGAAGCAAAGCATACGGGGTATTGGATTGATACACAAGATGCGCCACAAGTATTAAAAGGGTATTATTGTGCTAAGTATATCGATTGGTTTAAAGGAGAAATTCGTATACAACTGCCAGACTCTTTCGAAAAATTTCAGGAAGACATAGAGCAACAGTGGCAATATGGTTATCAGCGGACATTAGACAGTTTAAGAAAATGA
- a CDS encoding CDP-alcohol phosphatidyltransferase family protein — translation MISVYKLKPKFQQLLTPILTYFYKRGVTANQITIASIILSLLIGVLFWFADCSDWLFLALPIGLLMRMALNALDGMMARTYNQTSKKGELLNEIGDVVSDVFVFFPLIKFLPESMYLIVIFIALSIINEMAGLIGKVVGTARRYDGPMGKSDRALLVALYGILAFCHISLHTYSLYIIAVINILLAISTGIRLKKSLS, via the coding sequence ATGATATCTGTATATAAACTAAAACCTAAGTTTCAGCAATTATTAACACCGATATTGACCTACTTCTATAAGAGAGGGGTCACAGCGAATCAAATAACAATCGCTTCTATCATCCTTTCCTTGTTAATAGGTGTTTTGTTTTGGTTTGCAGATTGTTCGGATTGGCTCTTTTTAGCGCTTCCTATCGGATTATTAATGCGTATGGCTTTAAATGCATTAGATGGCATGATGGCGAGAACGTACAATCAAACGAGTAAAAAGGGCGAGCTATTAAACGAAATAGGAGATGTGGTATCCGATGTATTTGTTTTTTTTCCACTCATTAAGTTCCTACCAGAAAGTATGTATTTGATTGTTATTTTTATAGCATTAAGCATTATCAATGAGATGGCAGGCCTAATAGGGAAAGTAGTGGGTACAGCACGTAGATATGATGGGCCAATGGGAAAAAGTGATCGTGCATTGTTAGTCGCTTTATACGGGATATTGGCCTTCTGTCATATTTCATTACATACCTACTCACTTTACATCATCGCTGTGATTAATATTCTATTAGCGATCAGTACAGGAATAAGGTTAAAAAAATCGTTGTCCTAA
- a CDS encoding anthranilate synthase component I family protein → MKYTFKTNLKKLLADTTTPVSIYLRLRDVYPNSILLESSDYHSRDNNISYICCQSMAHIKLDKTQLEIAYPNEKVVVKSKEQINLKEEVATFRKAFEETLSPERNIISNGLFGYFTFDTIEHFEDIKLTTPIDPRRDIPHLQYHVYKYVIAIDHFRNELFVFEHLLDEEESQLDKLQYLIQNKNFPEYTFQTTGKETSNRSDEEHRELVKKVKEHIQRGDVFQIVPSRAFSTPFLGDEFNVYRALRSINPSPYLFYFDYGNFKLFGSSPEAQLTIKNGEATIYPIAGTFKRTGNMEEDIKIAEQLKNDPKESAEHVMLVDLARNDLSRHCNQVEVKSYKEAQYYSHVIHLVSKVSGKLKPNVNPFDIVGDTYPAGTLSGAPKHMALTLIDRYEGQQRSFYSGAIGYMGFNGDFNHAIMIRSFLSKQNMLNYQAGGGIVLDSDPEMELQEVNNKIAALRKALELAETL, encoded by the coding sequence ATGAAATACACATTTAAAACAAATCTCAAAAAATTACTTGCTGATACCACTACACCGGTCAGCATCTATCTTAGATTGCGTGATGTCTATCCCAATAGTATTCTATTGGAAAGTTCTGATTATCACAGTAGGGACAATAACATCAGCTACATCTGTTGCCAATCTATGGCACATATCAAATTGGATAAAACACAATTAGAAATTGCTTATCCGAATGAAAAAGTTGTTGTCAAGAGTAAGGAACAAATTAATCTGAAAGAAGAAGTCGCAACATTTAGAAAAGCATTCGAAGAAACCCTTTCTCCTGAAAGAAATATCATTTCAAATGGTCTATTTGGTTACTTTACCTTTGATACGATCGAACATTTTGAAGATATAAAATTGACGACTCCAATCGATCCAAGACGAGATATTCCTCATTTGCAATATCATGTATATAAATATGTCATTGCGATTGATCATTTTAGGAATGAGCTTTTTGTATTCGAGCATTTATTAGATGAAGAAGAGTCTCAGTTAGATAAATTACAGTATTTGATACAAAATAAAAACTTTCCAGAATATACTTTTCAGACAACTGGAAAAGAAACCTCTAATCGATCGGATGAAGAACATCGTGAGCTTGTCAAAAAGGTAAAAGAGCATATCCAACGTGGTGATGTTTTCCAAATCGTTCCTTCTCGTGCTTTTTCAACACCATTCTTAGGCGATGAATTTAATGTGTATCGTGCTTTACGCTCCATCAATCCTTCTCCTTATTTATTTTATTTTGATTACGGAAATTTCAAATTGTTTGGCTCTTCACCGGAAGCACAGTTAACGATCAAAAATGGTGAAGCAACTATTTATCCAATTGCGGGAACTTTCAAACGTACCGGAAATATGGAAGAGGATATAAAAATTGCGGAACAGCTAAAAAATGATCCAAAGGAATCTGCGGAACATGTGATGTTGGTAGACTTAGCTCGTAATGATTTAAGTAGACATTGTAACCAAGTCGAAGTAAAATCGTACAAGGAAGCACAATACTATTCGCATGTGATTCACTTAGTTTCCAAAGTGTCTGGTAAACTTAAACCTAATGTCAATCCGTTTGATATCGTTGGAGATACTTATCCTGCAGGAACATTAAGTGGAGCTCCTAAACATATGGCACTTACATTGATTGACCGCTATGAGGGGCAGCAACGTTCATTCTATAGTGGCGCAATTGGGTATATGGGATTCAACGGAGATTTTAATCATGCGATTATGATTCGTTCTTTTTTGAGTAAGCAAAATATGCTCAACTATCAAGCTGGTGGTGGTATTGTGCTAGACTCGGATCCAGAAATGGAACTACAAGAAGTAAATAATAAAATAGCTGCTTTGAGAAAAGCATTAGAACTGGCTGAAACATTATGA
- a CDS encoding ABC-F family ATP-binding cassette domain-containing protein, with protein sequence MINVNNISVSFGGTTLFSDVSFSINENDKIALMGKNGAGKSTLLKIIAGAGKPTTGNVSGPKDAVIAYLPQHLLTQDNVTVFEETSKAFEEVYHMRDELEQLNEQLNIRTDYETDDYMNLIERVSELSERFYSIEEVNYDAEVEKVLKGLGFERTDFTRQTSEFSGGWRMRIELAKILLKKPDLILLDEPTNHMDIESIQWLEDFLLNSAKAVIVISHDRAFVDTITNRTIEVTMGRIYDYKAKYSHYLELRKDRRLHQLKAYEEQQRFIADNQEFIDRFRGTYSKTLQVQSRVKMLEKLEIIEIDEVDTSALRLKFPPSPRSGQYPVIVEELTKKYDDHVVFQKADMVIERGEKVAFVGKNGEGKSTMIKAIMGEIDYEGTLKIGHNAKIGYFAQNQAALLDGELTVFDTIDQIAVGDVRVKIKDLLGAFMFSGDDTTKKVKVLSGGEKTRLAMIKLLLEPVNVLILDEPTNHLDMKTKDIIKDALQDFDGTLILVSHDRDFLDGLAQKVFEFGNKRVREHFEDIKGFLEYKKMNSLKDIER encoded by the coding sequence GTGATTAACGTAAATAATATTTCAGTTTCCTTTGGGGGAACGACTCTCTTTAGCGATGTATCCTTTTCAATCAATGAAAATGATAAAATTGCTTTAATGGGAAAAAATGGAGCAGGTAAATCGACACTATTAAAAATTATTGCAGGAGCTGGTAAACCCACAACAGGAAATGTGTCTGGTCCTAAAGATGCAGTTATTGCCTACTTACCGCAACATTTGTTAACCCAGGATAATGTGACGGTCTTTGAAGAAACTTCAAAAGCATTTGAAGAAGTCTACCATATGCGCGATGAATTAGAGCAGTTGAATGAACAGTTGAATATCCGTACAGATTACGAAACGGATGACTATATGAACCTGATTGAACGTGTCTCCGAGCTGAGTGAAAGATTCTATTCCATTGAGGAAGTGAATTATGATGCCGAAGTAGAAAAAGTATTAAAAGGTTTAGGTTTTGAACGTACTGATTTTACACGTCAAACCTCCGAGTTCTCTGGAGGATGGCGTATGCGTATTGAATTGGCTAAAATATTATTAAAGAAACCCGATCTAATTTTATTAGATGAACCAACAAACCATATGGATATTGAAAGTATCCAATGGCTGGAAGACTTCTTATTGAATTCCGCGAAAGCAGTTATCGTTATTTCGCACGATAGAGCTTTTGTGGATACGATCACCAATCGAACGATTGAGGTTACCATGGGACGTATTTATGATTATAAAGCCAAGTATAGTCATTACTTAGAATTGCGTAAAGATCGTCGTCTGCATCAATTGAAAGCTTATGAAGAGCAACAGCGTTTTATTGCGGACAATCAAGAATTTATCGATCGCTTTAGAGGAACCTATTCAAAAACATTACAAGTACAATCACGTGTGAAAATGTTGGAGAAGTTGGAAATCATCGAAATCGATGAGGTTGATACCTCTGCATTGCGATTAAAATTTCCTCCCTCTCCGCGTTCAGGTCAATACCCTGTCATTGTTGAAGAGTTAACAAAGAAATATGATGACCATGTCGTTTTTCAAAAAGCAGATATGGTTATTGAACGTGGTGAAAAAGTCGCTTTTGTTGGTAAGAATGGGGAAGGTAAATCAACCATGATCAAAGCGATCATGGGAGAGATTGACTATGAAGGAACGCTGAAAATAGGTCATAATGCAAAGATTGGTTATTTTGCACAAAATCAAGCCGCACTATTGGATGGCGAATTGACTGTTTTTGATACCATAGATCAAATTGCAGTGGGGGATGTAAGGGTTAAAATAAAAGATCTACTCGGTGCATTCATGTTTAGTGGAGATGACACAACAAAGAAGGTAAAAGTGTTGTCTGGTGGAGAGAAAACACGTTTAGCCATGATTAAGTTGTTGCTAGAGCCAGTCAATGTATTGATTCTCGATGAGCCTACCAACCACTTGGATATGAAAACGAAGGATATTATTAAAGATGCCCTTCAAGACTTTGATGGAACATTAATTTTAGTTTCTCACGATCGTGACTTTTTAGATGGATTAGCGCAAAAGGTTTTTGAATTTGGAAATAAACGTGTTCGGGAACATTTTGAAGATATCAAAGGATTCCTTGAATACAAGAAAATGAACAGTTTGAAAGATATAGAACGATAA
- a CDS encoding SDR family NAD(P)-dependent oxidoreductase, translating to MKVFIAGGTAGIGAALANLYLAKGDIVAICGRDLKKSVIEHPNLTKYEGDVLDKDRLLYHVQDFVGYDHLDLFINTTGSYADDVARAIHYEESVDMLCINIGGTVNCFEVAREVMREHNQGQIVTIASVSGTLHYRKASLYSKSKRAVIQIADTYRKALQPFGITVTTIAPGYVDTQKLRDLNKQDLSKKPYLISEEEAAAYIDDAIIKRKELVVFPLKMKILMQFLSYLPAKVLDILMYKKAKWMKND from the coding sequence ATGAAAGTTTTTATTGCAGGAGGTACAGCTGGAATTGGTGCTGCATTGGCCAATTTGTATTTAGCCAAAGGCGATATAGTCGCTATCTGTGGAAGAGATTTGAAAAAAAGTGTTATAGAACACCCTAATTTGACAAAATACGAAGGCGATGTTTTAGATAAAGATAGATTGCTATATCACGTTCAAGATTTTGTAGGATATGATCACTTAGATCTTTTCATCAATACAACAGGAAGCTATGCTGATGATGTCGCTAGAGCCATTCATTATGAAGAAAGTGTCGATATGCTGTGCATCAATATCGGAGGAACTGTCAATTGTTTTGAAGTTGCACGAGAGGTTATGCGAGAGCATAACCAAGGACAAATTGTAACGATTGCCTCCGTTTCCGGAACATTGCATTATCGAAAAGCAAGCCTATATAGTAAATCAAAACGAGCAGTTATTCAAATTGCAGATACCTACCGTAAGGCGTTGCAACCTTTTGGTATCACCGTCACAACCATTGCTCCAGGTTATGTGGACACTCAAAAATTACGAGATCTCAATAAACAAGATCTATCAAAGAAACCTTATTTGATCTCAGAAGAAGAAGCTGCGGCATACATTGACGATGCCATTATTAAACGAAAGGAGCTTGTGGTTTTCCCTTTGAAAATGAAAATATTGATGCAGTTTTTGTCTTATTTACCAGCAAAGGTTTTGGATATTTTGATGTATAAAAAAGCGAAATGGATGAAAAACGATTGA
- a CDS encoding anthranilate synthase component II, with product MSNSKILVIDNYDSFTYNLVHLLQECDQEYTVWRNDKFQLKDVAAFDKILLSPGPGIPEEAGLLLDVIRKYAETKSILGICLGQQAIAEVFGGKLFNMPRPLHGVATDLVITDPSEKLFEGYSNHSKIARYHSWAVEAASLPDTLKVTATDENGVIMALSHKTFDVKGLQFHPESVLTENGKKLIENWLKN from the coding sequence ATGAGCAATAGTAAAATATTAGTAATCGACAACTACGATTCTTTCACGTATAATTTAGTACATCTGTTACAGGAGTGTGATCAAGAGTATACGGTTTGGAGAAATGATAAATTCCAATTGAAGGATGTTGCTGCTTTTGATAAAATCTTATTATCACCAGGTCCTGGTATTCCTGAAGAAGCAGGTTTGTTGTTGGATGTGATCCGCAAATATGCAGAGACAAAAAGTATCTTGGGGATCTGTCTGGGACAACAGGCTATCGCGGAGGTTTTTGGCGGGAAATTATTTAATATGCCAAGACCGCTACATGGTGTAGCAACGGATTTAGTTATTACAGATCCTTCTGAAAAGCTATTTGAAGGGTACAGCAATCATAGTAAAATTGCTCGCTACCATTCTTGGGCGGTAGAAGCAGCGTCACTTCCTGACACATTAAAAGTGACTGCCACAGATGAGAATGGTGTCATTATGGCATTATCTCACAAGACATTCGATGTTAAAGGTCTGCAGTTTCATCCAGAATCTGTATTGACCGAAAATGGTAAAAAACTGATCGAGAACTGGTTAAAAAATTAG
- a CDS encoding bifunctional alpha/beta hydrolase/class I SAM-dependent methyltransferase encodes MMNTGYFKSFDGSDIFYREWNFQPNQKTLIIIHRGHEHSERLQDIATDAQFTGYNVFAYDLRGHGYTKEQVSPVFMDNVRDLDMFSKFLHQHYQVKEQDIFVIANSIAGVIVTAWVHDFAPTIAGMALLAPAFEIKLYVPFANEFIGFTTKLKKNLVIQSYVKSKVLTHDKAQQEAYDQDPLISKSINGRLLVDLQSAGKRLVEDAAAISLPTLILSAEKDYVVKNSVQKKFYVDLESTVKEFITLPNFFHGILFESGKQQVYQYIKNFVVKCFELKAPDVSLEPDLFSVKEYENLYYKVMPTVEKLNFAFQKWSLGKIGTLSEGMALGLKYGFDSGISLDYVYHNQAKGKFGIGKVIDKGYLEAIGWRGIRIRKQHLLALLEKNIQDIQSSGRKVKILDIAGGTGNYLFDIKEKYPDVEIVINEFVQSNISLGEKVIQQKGYTQIRFTNYDCFDPNTYQLIDFEPNITIISGIFELFGDNQLTNEAVKGVVAISEENSHLIYTGQPWHPQLKMIAFVLNSHQKKDWVMRRRSQKELDRIMTFNHIKKEDMLIDDYGIFTVSSGKIKG; translated from the coding sequence ATGATGAATACAGGATATTTTAAGAGTTTTGATGGAAGTGACATTTTTTATCGAGAATGGAATTTTCAACCCAATCAAAAAACATTGATCATTATACACCGTGGACATGAACATTCTGAACGATTACAGGATATCGCTACAGATGCTCAGTTTACGGGGTACAATGTCTTTGCTTATGATCTACGTGGTCACGGTTATACCAAAGAACAAGTTTCACCTGTTTTCATGGATAATGTACGAGATCTTGATATGTTTTCGAAGTTTTTGCATCAACACTATCAAGTAAAGGAACAAGATATCTTTGTGATTGCAAATAGCATTGCAGGCGTTATTGTGACAGCTTGGGTACATGACTTCGCACCAACAATTGCGGGTATGGCTTTATTAGCTCCTGCATTTGAAATTAAACTGTATGTTCCTTTTGCTAATGAATTTATTGGTTTCACAACCAAATTGAAAAAAAATCTAGTGATCCAAAGCTATGTCAAGTCAAAAGTGTTGACACACGACAAAGCACAACAAGAGGCATATGATCAGGATCCGTTGATTTCAAAATCAATTAATGGCCGACTATTAGTCGACTTGCAAAGCGCAGGGAAAAGACTAGTAGAAGATGCTGCGGCGATTAGTCTTCCTACTTTAATCCTTTCTGCAGAAAAAGACTATGTTGTCAAGAATAGTGTACAGAAGAAGTTTTATGTTGACTTAGAATCAACCGTTAAGGAATTTATAACATTGCCAAATTTCTTCCATGGCATACTATTCGAAAGTGGAAAACAACAGGTGTATCAATACATCAAAAATTTTGTTGTCAAATGTTTTGAGCTGAAAGCACCTGATGTCAGTTTAGAACCCGATTTGTTCTCCGTAAAAGAATATGAAAACCTGTATTATAAAGTAATGCCAACAGTGGAAAAGTTAAATTTTGCTTTTCAGAAATGGTCTTTAGGGAAAATAGGAACCCTAAGTGAGGGGATGGCTCTGGGTTTAAAATATGGATTTGATTCCGGTATATCCTTAGATTATGTTTATCACAATCAAGCAAAAGGTAAATTTGGAATAGGTAAAGTGATCGATAAGGGGTATTTGGAAGCAATTGGGTGGAGAGGAATCCGAATTCGAAAACAACATCTGTTAGCCTTATTAGAAAAGAATATTCAGGATATTCAATCGTCTGGAAGAAAAGTAAAGATTTTAGATATTGCAGGAGGAACAGGAAATTACCTATTCGATATCAAAGAAAAATATCCAGATGTAGAAATTGTAATCAATGAATTTGTACAATCGAATATCAGCTTGGGAGAAAAAGTAATTCAACAAAAAGGCTATACGCAAATCCGTTTTACAAATTATGACTGTTTTGATCCTAATACCTATCAACTCATTGACTTTGAACCAAACATTACCATTATTTCAGGGATTTTTGAATTATTCGGAGATAATCAATTAACAAATGAAGCTGTAAAAGGAGTTGTTGCTATTTCAGAAGAAAATAGCCATTTGATTTACACAGGACAACCATGGCATCCACAGTTAAAAATGATTGCATTTGTTTTAAATAGCCATCAAAAAAAGGACTGGGTGATGCGTAGACGTTCCCAGAAAGAACTAGATCGCATTATGACTTTCAATCATATTAAAAAAGAAGATATGCTGATCGATGATTATGGCATTTTTACCGTTTCTTCGGGAAAGATTAAAGGATAA
- a CDS encoding phosphatidate cytidylyltransferase, whose translation MGEKDNRKEKFADVPIRVRSWVYILVVFSLGIINPLTMTVFVSLLSFQGMREFFRMIKPNLSFLPLLVILMCLQGYFLNFITDTAYLRYGIITVLIALIILFFVWKFSFRVLLSLGIGLCVTLISFAYLAYIRAIEYPTMSYLGLKLIIFIVVVTELNDVFQYLSGKFFGKRPVVPRISPNKTREGLIGGILMTTLLSNLLGYLLFPFYHTLTFTLIGLLLGVLGFCGDVLMSYMKRKTHVKDTGTLIPGHGGLLDRMDSLTFNAPAFFLIVQYILLK comes from the coding sequence ATGGGAGAAAAAGATAACAGAAAAGAAAAGTTTGCTGATGTTCCCATTCGTGTAAGAAGTTGGGTCTACATCCTCGTTGTGTTTTCTTTAGGTATTATCAACCCGTTAACCATGACAGTTTTTGTCAGTCTTCTTTCCTTTCAGGGAATGCGAGAGTTTTTTAGGATGATCAAACCCAATTTATCGTTTCTTCCTTTGTTGGTAATCTTAATGTGTCTACAAGGTTACTTCCTTAATTTTATTACGGATACTGCTTATCTCCGTTATGGTATTATTACGGTGTTAATCGCATTAATAATTTTATTTTTTGTCTGGAAGTTTTCTTTTAGGGTTCTGCTCTCTCTCGGAATAGGTCTATGTGTTACATTGATTTCTTTTGCTTATTTAGCCTATATTAGAGCTATTGAATATCCAACGATGTCCTATTTAGGACTCAAATTAATCATCTTCATTGTTGTGGTTACAGAGCTTAATGATGTTTTCCAATACCTCTCTGGCAAATTCTTTGGTAAGCGACCCGTTGTACCACGCATTAGCCCCAATAAGACAAGAGAAGGTTTAATAGGAGGAATATTGATGACAACGCTGTTAAGCAATCTTTTAGGATACCTTTTATTTCCATTTTACCATACCTTAACTTTTACGTTGATCGGATTATTACTGGGCGTACTAGGATTCTGTGGAGATGTGCTCATGTCTTATATGAAACGTAAAACACATGTCAAAGATACAGGAACTCTGATTCCTGGACATGGTGGATTATTAGATCGGATGGATAGTTTAACATTCAATGCTCCGGCCTTCTTCTTGATCGTACAATATATTTTATTGAAATGA
- the trmD gene encoding tRNA (guanosine(37)-N1)-methyltransferase TrmD, whose amino-acid sequence MRFDIITVLPSLLESPFAHSILQRAQKKGLAEIVVHNLRDYATNKQKSVDDYPYGGGSGMVMQIEPFAACIEKLKTERAYDEIIFMTPDGETLNQEIANNLSTKGNMMILCGHYKGIDQRIRDIYVTKEISVGDYVLSGGELPAAILTDAIIRLIPGVLSDETSALSDSFQDGLLDAPIYTRPADWKGHKVPEVLLSGHEAKIAAWRDEQQLLRTKTRRPDLLND is encoded by the coding sequence ATGCGATTTGATATCATTACAGTACTTCCTAGCTTATTAGAGAGTCCGTTTGCTCATTCTATTTTACAAAGGGCGCAAAAAAAGGGCTTAGCAGAAATTGTTGTCCACAATTTACGAGACTATGCCACGAATAAGCAAAAAAGCGTTGACGATTATCCATACGGAGGGGGCTCAGGTATGGTCATGCAAATAGAACCTTTTGCTGCGTGTATTGAAAAATTAAAAACAGAACGTGCGTATGATGAGATTATCTTTATGACGCCTGATGGCGAAACATTAAATCAAGAAATCGCGAATAATCTGTCAACCAAAGGAAATATGATGATCCTTTGTGGTCATTATAAGGGTATTGATCAGCGCATTAGAGATATCTATGTTACAAAAGAAATTTCTGTTGGCGATTATGTTTTATCAGGAGGTGAACTTCCGGCGGCTATTTTAACCGATGCAATCATTCGATTAATTCCTGGGGTTTTGTCTGATGAAACATCTGCTTTATCGGATTCTTTTCAAGATGGATTGCTTGATGCTCCTATTTATACACGTCCTGCGGACTGGAAAGGCCATAAAGTTCCAGAGGTTTTACTTAGTGGGCATGAAGCTAAAATAGCTGCTTGGCGCGATGAACAGCAACTTCTTCGCACGAAAACAAGAAGACCTGATTTATTAAATGACTAA
- the trpC gene encoding indole-3-glycerol phosphate synthase TrpC, with amino-acid sequence MTILDKIVDRKKVEVAEAKSKVSFEDLSQYPLFNRTCYSLRETILDPNKTGIISEYKRASPSKGLINGTNSVAEVVKGYQDAGASAISVLTDTDFFQGSLADLTAARAVLTIPLLRKEFIIDKYQIAEAKAYGADIILLIAACLTTEELKDLATYAKSLGLNVLLEIHNEEELNRSLLDTIDAIGVNNRNLKDFVVSLHHSYDLVNKIPDKYIKVSESGISNPDTIRELKKAGYQSFLIGENFMKTSNPAKALSDFVKEI; translated from the coding sequence ATGACAATTTTAGATAAAATAGTTGACCGAAAGAAAGTAGAAGTTGCGGAAGCGAAATCAAAAGTATCTTTTGAAGATTTAAGTCAATATCCTCTTTTTAACAGAACGTGTTATTCTTTAAGAGAGACTATTCTGGATCCTAATAAGACGGGTATCATCTCTGAATATAAGCGTGCATCTCCTTCAAAAGGATTAATCAATGGGACAAATTCTGTGGCAGAAGTTGTGAAAGGTTATCAAGATGCAGGAGCATCAGCGATTTCTGTCTTGACAGATACCGATTTCTTCCAAGGAAGTTTAGCTGATTTGACTGCAGCAAGAGCAGTATTGACCATTCCGCTCTTACGAAAAGAGTTTATCATTGATAAGTATCAAATCGCCGAAGCGAAAGCTTACGGTGCTGATATTATTTTACTTATTGCAGCATGTTTAACGACAGAAGAGTTAAAGGATCTTGCCACGTATGCGAAATCATTAGGATTAAATGTTTTACTTGAAATCCATAATGAAGAAGAGCTGAACCGCAGTCTTCTGGACACAATTGATGCCATAGGAGTCAACAACCGTAATTTGAAAGACTTTGTCGTTTCTTTGCATCATTCTTATGATTTGGTCAATAAGATCCCGGATAAATATATCAAAGTATCTGAATCAGGAATTTCGAATCCAGACACTATTCGTGAACTAAAAAAAGCAGGGTATCAGTCATTTTTAATTGGTGAAAACTTTATGAAGACCTCTAATCCAGCAAAAGCTTTATCAGATTTTGTAAAAGAAATATAA